One window of Nicotiana tomentosiformis chromosome 11, ASM39032v3, whole genome shotgun sequence genomic DNA carries:
- the LOC138901679 gene encoding uncharacterized protein, whose protein sequence is MADFEIILGMDWLSPYYVILDCHAKTVTLAMPELPGLKWKGSSVSTSNRIISFMKDRHIVEKGYLDYLAYVRDSTADFPIIDLVPVVWEFSDVFPSDLPGMPHDRDINLCIDLAPGTQPISIPLYRMAPKELKEQLEELLANGFVRPSVSPCGAPVLFVKKKDGTMRTAM, encoded by the exons ATGGCCGACTTTGagattatcctgggcatggactggctatccccatattatgtcatccttgattgccatgccaagactgttaccttggcgatgcctgaGTTGCCTGGATTGAAGTGGAAAGGTTCATCTGTCAGCACATCTAATCGGATAATCTCTTTTATGAAGGATCGAcacatagttgagaagggttatttggattatttagcttatgttcgggatagtACCGCAGATTTTCCGATAATTGATTTAGTACcagtagtttgggagttctctgatgtgtttccttccgaccttccaggcatgccacatGATCGTGATATCAATTTATGTATCGACTTGGCTCccggtacccagcctatatctatcccactgtaccgtatggctccgaaagagttgaaggagcagcttgaggagttgctagcaaatgGATTTGTCaggccgagtgtatcgccttgtggtgcaccagtgttgtttgtgaagaagaaagatgggactatgcgg acagcaatgtaa